The sequence AAGAAACGGAAAAAGCGCAGCCTCGAAGCGAAAGTTCGCGGCAATCGAGACCCATGAGCACCTTTGAGCTTATACTTTTAACTCCCGTTTTTTTAATCGCAGTTTTAATCGGAGAGTTGTCAAAACCCAGTCCACGTTATTGAAGGTATAAAGAGCCATCAGCCTTGAAAGCTGACGGCTTTTTATCAAATCTTTACACCATGATAGCGCATCATCATATAGTTGCGGCAGCAGCGGCGGATTTTGAATTACGCGTTAATAATCGCGCAATGATTAGGCCACTTGCCACAACCCCAAGAATAATGGTTGAAATCGCATTAATTTCTGGCGTCAGACCGAATTTAATTTGCGAATAAATATTCATTGGCAGGGTTGATGCGCCCGGCCCTGTGGTAAAGCTCGCAATAACCAAATCATCAAGTGAAAGCGTAAAAGACAATAACCAAGCCGATATTAAAGCGGTGGCAAGGTTGGGTAACGCCACTTTGACAAAAGCACTAAAAGGCGTGCAGCCAAGATCGCGGGCGGCTTCCTCTAGTGATGGGTCAAGCTCGCTCAACCGCGATTGAATAACCACAAAAGCAAAACACATGGTAAAAGTAATATGAGCGATAATGATGGTAATTGGTCCGCGATCAATACCAAGCGCCACAAACATCAAAAGCATAGATATGCCCAAAACCACTTCGGGCATAATCATTGGCGACAATAACATTGCATTAAAGACGCTACGACCACGAAATCTTTTAAAGCGGTTAAGAACAATAGCGGATAAGGTACCTAAAAATGTTGCACCTGTTGCTGAACAAGCGGCAACAATAAAGCTGATTTTTGCTCCGGTTAACAAGGAGTGATTGTTAAAAACTGCGCTATACCATTGGGTAGAAAATCCGCCCCAAACTGATACTAAGCGGTTAGCATTAAAGCTGTAAAAAACTAGAACAAAAATGGGTAGATAGATAAAAAATAATCCTAACCCAATGGATAAATAATTGAACCAAGTTGCGCGATGCATAATTATTTCCCCCCATTTGCTGATTGTCGTGAACGTAGCATTTGCATGATGCTTATCGGAATAATAAGCACACCGAGCAACACAACCGTAACCGCAGCAGTTAGCGGCCAATCGCGATTGTTAAAGAACTCGATCCAGATAGCGCGACCAATCATATTAGTATCAGCTCCGCCCAAAAGATCAGGGATTACAAATTCACCAATAGCTGGAATAAAGACAAGGGCACAGCCAGCAATAATACCAGGCATGCTTAATGGCACGGTTATACGCCAAAAGGCTTTAATGCGCGAACAACCAAGATCTTGAGCTGCCTCAATCAAGGTGCGGTCACTTACTGAAAGGGTTGAATAAAGCGGCAATACCATGAATGGTAAATAAGTATAGACTATACCAATAAACACAGCGATTTCGGTATTTAAAATCACCAAAGGTTCTTTGATAAGACCAAGATTCATTAAGAAAATATTTAATAGGCCGTCATTGCGCAATATTGCAATCCACGAATAGACGCGGATAAGCATCGAGCTCCAAAATGGGATAATAATCAAAAAAACCAAAAAGTTGCGATAGCGCCGATCAACTGATGCAATACCATAAGCAAGCGGATAGGCAATGAGCAAGGTAATTACTGTAGAAATGGCGGCAATGCGGATACTTGTCCAAGCGGCAAGAAGATATGTGTCGCTTGAGAAAATATAAAGGAAATTTTCAAGATTGAGGGTAATAGAGACAATTTCGTCTTTTACCGCGACCAAAAAATCATAAGGGGGTATGCCAATGCGGGCGGTTGAAAAACTAATCGCCACCACCATGGCAAAAGGGGCAAGAAAAAATAGAAATAGCCAAAGCCCCGGTATGCCGATGAGCAGCCTTGCTCCCCAACTTTTTTTATCAGGATTTATCATAAGCAAAGGCCTCCTACCTAATCTGCCAATAACAAGGCAGCATCTGGTTGCCAATGGACAATAACATTATCGCCAATTTCAAAATCATCTTCAATGCCTTGGTTGACACGGATGGCATCGATTATTTTGCCGGTTGAAAGACGCATGCGATAGTTACGTTTAATACCAGTATAGGTGATTGCATCGATAACAGCATTCAAACCTTCAACGCCTTGAGTACCAACTTTAGCAATTTCAATCCGCTCTGGTCTAATAGATAACCAAAACTTCTCACTTAAAGACACACGATCTGAATAAGCTGCCTTGATTGTTCCACCAACTTCCGCACTTTCAATGATCAGATTATTACCATCTTCGTCTTCTTCGGCTGAATCTGCCGTGATAATATTGGTTTCACCCAAAAATTTTGCCACATAGCGCGTGAGTGGCTTTTCATAAATTTCGCTTGGTGTACCAATTTGGATAATTTCGCCCTTTTCCAAAATAGCAATACGCGATGAAACAGTCATCGCTTCATCTTGATCATGAGTGACGATGATAAAAGTAATACCAAGTTCCTTTTGTAGTCGCATTAATTCCAATTGCGTTTGGGTGCGCAAATTCTTATCCAATGCACCCAAAGGCTCATCTAGCAACAAAACTTTTGGCCGCTTGACTAGCGCCCGTGCCAATGCCACACGCTGTTTTTGCCCACCAGATAGGCTTGATGGTTTGCGGTCCATAAATTCGGTTAGTTTTAATTTCTCACCAACTTCTTTTATTCGTAAATTAATTTCAGCTTTGGACAGCTTTTCTTGTTCCAAACCGAACGCAATATTCTTGGCAACAGTAAGATGGGGAAAAAGTGCATAAGACTGAAACATCATATTGGTTGGCCGCTTATTAGGCTCAACCTCGGTCATGTTTTTTCCAGCAATGGATATTGTGCCGGCTGTTGGCACTTCAAATCCAGCAATCATGCGCAGAAGGGTTGATTTTCCACAGCCAGATGGCCCGAGCAGGGAAAAAAATTCACCTTCGCCAATATCAAGATTGATACTATTAACGGCAGTAAAGGAACCAAAAATCTTGGTTACATTTTTAATCGAAACACATGGAGTCATGGTTAACTATCCCCATAAATCATCAGGCTAAAATAACGGAAAGACACAAATCACATATCGCACAATATGGTAAGAAAAGGGCAGCCGTTGTGAAACCACCCTTTGTATAGCTTATTTTCCTGCTCTAAAAGCAGTCCATAAACGTGTGCGTTCACGCGCATCACGTGGCGACAATAATTTATCAACAAAAAGCTTTTTGCGTAATTCTTCAGGTGGATAAAGATTGGGATTGTCACGAATATCAGAGGCAACAAACGGTGTTGCCGCCGTGTTTGGATTAGGAAAGAACACTGCATTGGTAATATCAGCGGTTACCTTTGGTTCCATGATATAATCGATGAATTTCAAAGCTTCTTCAGGATCTGGCGCATCTACAGGGATAACCATATTATCAAGAGTTATACTGGTGCCTTCTTTTGGTAAGCGATAAATCACTTCAACTCCAGCATTGGCTTCTTTAGCGCGCTGGGCACCAATATTTGCATCGCCATTCCACATTAATGCAAGGCAAAGTTCGCCTGATGCCATATCATCAAGTAATTGTCCTGTCCGCATGTGGCGAATATAGGGACGCAATTTCATTAAAAGGTCTTTTGCCTTGGCAAGATCTTCCTTGTTGGTAGAGTAAGGATCAAGTCCAAGATAGTTCAAGGCAATAGGAATAATTTCATTTGGCGAATCATTGATGCCAATACCGCAATTGGTAAATTTTTCTGCAATTTCTGGCTTGAAGAACATATCAAGACTATCAACGGGTGCATCAGGCATCCGCTCATTAATTTTCTTAACATTATAAGCAATGCCGGTCGTGGTGATCATATAAGGCACCATATATTCATTGCCTGGATCAAATGTGCTGATCATTTCTAAATAGAATGGATCAATATTGCCATAATTTTTCAGTTTCGATTTATCAAGCTTTTGCAAAGCATTGGCTGGAATAAGCCGGCTTGCCACTGGAGAGCTAGCAAAAGCAACATCATAGCCACTACCGCCAGTAATAAGTCGTGTTTCCAACATTTCATGGGTATCAAAATAGTCAAGCTTGGTATCAATACCGCTTTGTTTGATAAAATTAGAAATTGTATCATCGGCAAAATAGTTGGAGAAGTTAAAAATAAACAGCTTCTTGTTTTGCGCTTCTGCTGCACCAAGGGTCACTAAAGCGCTGGCTGCAGTAATAAGGCAGGTTTTAAAAATTTTCTTAACAGACATTATGTTCACCCTAAATCTTATGTTTGTTAAAATTATATTCTTTTGCCGCGTTTTTAAAACAACAGCATAAAAAACAGTTATAAATCTTGCACAAACAGTGCAGGAATTTGCCAGGCTTGTAAACCTTAGCTTTTCGTATTGCATGTAAACTGTGCAGATTATAACAAACAAATTTTACTGGTAGATTACCTCCCTGACCAGTATCCCATTTTTTATCACGATCCTGTTATTTTGATGAAGCAGTTTGATACTGCATTTTATGGATCATGTTTATTTTGATCAAATTACGATATATTATGATCAAATGCAAGTAAACAAAAAATTACAAAAAAGAAAAAAATTAGTAATGTTTTGTTTTTATTAGCTATAATAGTGAATTATTGCCTTTTTAAAGCTGCTATTTTTGTAAATACTAAAAAATTATCAAAGGGGGGGTATCGTTTTGAAAAAAACATGGTGGGGTATAATTTTTAGTTTGTTAGCTTTTGGTATTATTGGAGCAGTCTTGCTTTTAAGCGCCAAGGAGGCTGTCAAAGATCCTACTTGCTCCTATGAGCAAATTTTTTCAGACCTAGATGATAGCCATCTTATGCATGATGAAAGAATATTTAAAACCTATGAGGAACAGTTGCATTATTATGATGGTGTTACCATCGACGTAAAACAAAAATTAGCTAAGGTTTTTAGCTTAAATCGTGACGAATTATTTAAAATACTGTCTAAAGTAGATAGTAAAAATTCATCTTGTAAAGATACTATCATGCGTCATAGCTGGATATATTTCTTTCGCGGAGAATATCAACAACAGCTAATCCAAAAATTAATAAGTAATGATTTTTACAAATTTTATGAGGATAATTCCTATATCAGTTACATAGGATTATTAACCGATAGTTATCCAGAAATTGAAAAAATATTAGGCTCAAAGATTGATCAATTAGATGAATACGCAATCAATGAGTTACAATCAGGTTATATTGACACGATCGGCAAAAATAATTTAGCAACCTACTACCGTTATGCACTTCATATGGGATATGTTGATGATTACCGCAAATATATGAATATGCCGGAGGCAAAAGGTGATAGATGGCAAGAACAAAGCCAGCTATTTATTGATATTGGCAGTGTAGCATTGATCGTAGATCAAGATCGCGATTATCTACCCCAAACAGCATTGGCCGCAGTAAGCAAGTTATTTGCAAATGGTGAAGAACAAGCACTTGAAACTGTTTTAAACCAATTTAAGCATTGTGGTCTTTATTATTGCTCAACCCCTGAATATGAGGGTACTTTAACTGTCATTGCTTTTTTTAAACAAGAAGCATCGGTTAAAAAGATAGCGTCTTATGTTCAAGGTGAAAATCCATTTGCACTCGATATTGCCAGAAATCCACATTACTATATAGGATTTAATCCTGCTTTATTGGCGGCCTTATCGTCAGCCGTTAATGATAAAGAGCTTTATTGGCGCAGTGAGCTTCCTA comes from Bartonella sp. HY038 and encodes:
- a CDS encoding ABC transporter permease; this translates as MHRATWFNYLSIGLGLFFIYLPIFVLVFYSFNANRLVSVWGGFSTQWYSAVFNNHSLLTGAKISFIVAACSATGATFLGTLSAIVLNRFKRFRGRSVFNAMLLSPMIMPEVVLGISMLLMFVALGIDRGPITIIIAHITFTMCFAFVVIQSRLSELDPSLEEAARDLGCTPFSAFVKVALPNLATALISAWLLSFTLSLDDLVIASFTTGPGASTLPMNIYSQIKFGLTPEINAISTIILGVVASGLIIARLLTRNSKSAAAAATI
- a CDS encoding ABC transporter permease, producing MINPDKKSWGARLLIGIPGLWLFLFFLAPFAMVVAISFSTARIGIPPYDFLVAVKDEIVSITLNLENFLYIFSSDTYLLAAWTSIRIAAISTVITLLIAYPLAYGIASVDRRYRNFLVFLIIIPFWSSMLIRVYSWIAILRNDGLLNIFLMNLGLIKEPLVILNTEIAVFIGIVYTYLPFMVLPLYSTLSVSDRTLIEAAQDLGCSRIKAFWRITVPLSMPGIIAGCALVFIPAIGEFVIPDLLGGADTNMIGRAIWIEFFNNRDWPLTAAVTVVLLGVLIIPISIMQMLRSRQSANGGK
- a CDS encoding ABC transporter ATP-binding protein; the protein is MTPCVSIKNVTKIFGSFTAVNSINLDIGEGEFFSLLGPSGCGKSTLLRMIAGFEVPTAGTISIAGKNMTEVEPNKRPTNMMFQSYALFPHLTVAKNIAFGLEQEKLSKAEINLRIKEVGEKLKLTEFMDRKPSSLSGGQKQRVALARALVKRPKVLLLDEPLGALDKNLRTQTQLELMRLQKELGITFIIVTHDQDEAMTVSSRIAILEKGEIIQIGTPSEIYEKPLTRYVAKFLGETNIITADSAEEDEDGNNLIIESAEVGGTIKAAYSDRVSLSEKFWLSIRPERIEIAKVGTQGVEGLNAVIDAITYTGIKRNYRMRLSTGKIIDAIRVNQGIEDDFEIGDNVIVHWQPDAALLLAD
- a CDS encoding polyamine ABC transporter substrate-binding protein, with amino-acid sequence MSVKKIFKTCLITAASALVTLGAAEAQNKKLFIFNFSNYFADDTISNFIKQSGIDTKLDYFDTHEMLETRLITGGSGYDVAFASSPVASRLIPANALQKLDKSKLKNYGNIDPFYLEMISTFDPGNEYMVPYMITTTGIAYNVKKINERMPDAPVDSLDMFFKPEIAEKFTNCGIGINDSPNEIIPIALNYLGLDPYSTNKEDLAKAKDLLMKLRPYIRHMRTGQLLDDMASGELCLALMWNGDANIGAQRAKEANAGVEVIYRLPKEGTSITLDNMVIPVDAPDPEEALKFIDYIMEPKVTADITNAVFFPNPNTAATPFVASDIRDNPNLYPPEELRKKLFVDKLLSPRDARERTRLWTAFRAGK